A stretch of the Notamacropus eugenii isolate mMacEug1 chromosome 2, mMacEug1.pri_v2, whole genome shotgun sequence genome encodes the following:
- the LOC140523111 gene encoding olfactory receptor 6N1-like has translation METMHWANQTWVQNFVLVGFTPTHSLQPLVFLGVLSIYLLTLAGNLFIIILVQADSALGTPMYFFISILSFLEVWYISTTVPTLLYTVLHGPSPISPAVCFTQLYIFHSLGLTECYLLGVMALDRYFAICHPLHYYSIMGDRVRVWLAAASWVAGFSVALVPTCLTASLPFCRKEIAHYFCDLAPLMRLACVVTDWHARVQGAVIGVANGCNFILILLVYGGILRAVLKLPTAASRAKAFSTCSSHMTVVALFYGSAFTVYVGSPGGWAEGSDKLIALIYALLTPFLNPIIYTLRNKEVKEAVKRVTHRLWAVLKEC, from the coding sequence ATGGAAACCATGCATTGGGCTAACCAAACCTGGGTCCAGAACTTTGTACTGGTTGGCTTCACTCCTACCCATTCCCTGCAACCTCTTGTTTTCCTGGGTGTCCTGTCCATCTACCTCCTCACCTTGGCTGGTAACCTGTTCATCATCATCCTAGTCCAGGCTGACTCTGCGCTGGGCACTCCCATGTATTTCTTTATCAGCATCCTGTCCTTCCTGGAAGTCTGGTACATCAGCACTACAGTGCCCACACTCCTGTACACTGTGCTTCATGGACCCTCACCTATCTCTCCTGCTGTCTGCTTCACCCAATTGTACATCTTCCATTCCTTGGGTCTGACTGAGTGTTACCTTCTGGGTGTCATGGCCCTTGACCGCTACTTTGCTATTTGTCACCCTCTCCACTACTACAGTATTATGGGTGACCGAGTGCGAGTCTGGTTAGCAGCTGCCTCTTGGGTGGCTGGTTTCTCTGTGGCACTGGTGCCCACCTGTCTCACTGCCTCCCTGCCCTTCTGCCGGAAGGAGATTGCTcattacttctgtgaccttgCACCGCTCATGCGGCTGGCATGTGTGGTCACTGACTGGCATGCCCGTGTCCAGGGGGCTGTGATTGGCGTGGCTAATGGGTGCAACTTTATCTTGATCCTACTGGTGTATGGGGGCATCCTGAGGGCTGTACTGAAGTTGCCTACAGCTGCCAGCAGGGCTAAGGCTTTCTCCACCTGTTCCTCCCACATGACGGTGGTAGCTTTATTCTATGGCTCAGCCTTTACTGTTTATGTAGGGTCCCCTGGAGGCTGGGCAGAGGGCTCAGACAAGCTCATTGCCTTGATATATGCCTTGCTCACCCCCTTCCTCAATCCTATCATCTACACCCTGCGCAACAAGGAAGTGAAGGAGGCTGTGAAGAGGGTCACCCATAGGCTTTGGGCAGTGCTGAAGGAGTGCTGA